Within the Arachis duranensis cultivar V14167 chromosome 10, aradu.V14167.gnm2.J7QH, whole genome shotgun sequence genome, the region CATTAGTTTATTCATCATCCAAAGCTTCAAGGTAATGACAGAAAAACCTTTTTGGGGGAGGGGGAAGTCAATTTTCATATAATATATGTGctaattctttttcttatttttttcttttaaagttGATAATGGATGAACACATTGAGCAGCAGCGGCAACAGAAGATTGAAAGGAATGAgatgaagagaaagaaaaagttgaAGAGATCATGTTGTTACTGTCCCTGCCATGCGGCTTCTTGCATGTTCAGAGGCATTGGAAGATGCATGTTTGTAACTTGCTATCCCTTTGTGCAGTGCATGGGTTTGGATGAACATAGACATCGCCACCATCACCATGGCAAGCACTTTGATTGGTGatcaaattaaattcaacaTAATACCATCAAAATTCATCTTATTTCAATTGCTTTTCTTCACATCATTATATGATTCTTAATTTTTGCTTTTATACAGACCTAAATCAATGAATTCATAGTCTctacatttttatatatatttacacTTAGATTGAATTTATGTAAGAGTGATAGGGATGAAATGACTAGATAGATGGCTCTCACCACTTCTTTTTAATCTTTGATGTAAATAGCTTTACATCATTCCTTCAAATGAAGTATAAACAATTTGGAATTTTGCAACACTTGTTTTAAGGTATTTTTGTTGTAGCTCCTCTTTCAGCAATTCAACCATTACTCTgttatttattacaaaaatgTGTTGATAGAAAATTATGGCAGGGGAAGGCATTTCCTAACTTGACTTTGagtcttttcaaaattttaaggcATAAAAGTAACTTCCTCCAAATCAAGCagatcacaaaatttaaaaaaatagaaaagaagtaCAATTCTCAGGCAAAGAAATTGTTATATATAGGTAGGTTAATACAAGAGACTACACAGGATCTTCAAAACAATGATAATCATTCCTACACCTTAGCTAACCTAATTAGACAGTAACAAAATTCTAGTTAAGTCCTAATTCCTAATGCGAGGGATTTTAGCATCATAGCCatagatttttccctttttagtACATTTGCTTATATTATCTTTGAAAAAACTACAAGTTTACCTAATTCATTAACTGACATGTCAGTTTTTTCACATCAGATTGTTTGAGGGGCTTTAACATGAACATTTGAGCTCCTTCTTCCAAACACCTGCATCAAAACAGAGCAGAACATCCACCATTAAGATATTTACTggttatatattaataaatagagATTTTTGATATTTAGTGTTGATGAGAATTACTGGTTAATCCGTGTTGGTATGTTCTCCGATGACATGATCACTACCGGAACCTCCTTCATGCTAGATGATTCCTATttccaaagaaaaataacatattgTAATGATTAATCTATACTTACATATAATGAGAACATCTAAATCAGtatatctatatctatatcTATTCTTATATGGTGACATAGTTATTAAATTTAACCGGGTTAAGTGGCAGCAAGACGTTagtaataatgatgatgatgccaTATCACATTTTCAAAGAATGCATACATGTGTTAGAATTTAAGGGCCTAAGTATGTACCAAAGCAACAACACTAAGTACCTTGATTTTCTTAAGTAGCTCATAGCCTGTCATCCCTGGCATGCAATAGTCTGTGATAACCAAATTAACTTTGGACCTCTACAAAGCAGAAATTAATCCAACTATTAGCCCCTCTAAGCAGCTATGTAACATGCAATCAGAGCTACAAAGCTTTGAATTTTGATTCATAATCAggtaaagagagaagaaaacttACTCCATTCATGGCGTTCTGCTCACTATCGGTCAAGCCCAAGAACTCCAATGCCCTTGGCCCATTTTCTGCAGTTGTAACTGAGAACACAACCCCAACAACTCATGAGTGAGCCAAAAAAGCCCATCCAAAATTGCATCCATTGTCTATGTTCTGGtcattgtaatttatttttatagtcGAGATTGAATTATCTACATCCCACTATActattattagaataaaatcgttaagaaccaatttttttttatcaatatttgtTACTAACTTCCTCAGTCTAACTTGGCTGAAGGCCTATGAAAAAAGTAGAGTCTCCAAGTCAAAAACTCATTCTCAAAACTTAAAACTCCAAATCACTAAATAAGAGACCAAGATAATTACTTCATTGACAACACTTTATAATTAAAAGTCTTATACCCttgatttattataattttctttctacCAAAAAGCTTGAATGTATTAATTTGTTTatcaaaatagaatattattatagAGGAAGCTTACATTAATTGtcccaaataaataaataaataggcaTAGTTAAGGTGAAGCAAAAAGTATTCTTTTTGTATGAGTAAGAAAAACGTGTAAAAGTAGTTAGTTTGAAAAAAGCAAAATGAAGGGACAGAATGGTAGAAAGAAAGGTATGTATACCTTTGCAAGAAGAGTTCCTAAGGAGCTTCTCAACGAGCTTGCGATCAATGAGGTTATCATCAACAGCAAGAACATGTGGGGTAGCAGCATTTTCCATGACCCAATTTGAAGAAGACcatgaggaagaagatgaaccaGTAGAAGCCATGCTTGTATGTGGTGTGGTGTTGTTATTACACACAAAGAACTAGACTATTAAAAagggattattattattattgtgtgACAAGACCTATGCATAAATGAAGAGAGGAAAGTCACAAGTCACAAGAGTTGTATGAAGGTAGTATATATATACGTAGAGTGGAGAGTAAATGCAATATGAATTTGGAAGGTGGTTGGTGGGCGAGGAATTTTAgaacagagagaagagagagattgaGAGAAAGAGAATCAAGGAGTCACAGATATATCGTGATCCTTTTCGGGGTATCTGTGGATTTGATTCAGTCCCCCCACAATCACCAACCTCACACTGCACCACCTTCTATTCAAAACCAAAATCTTAATACtgcactctctctctcttttcatttaaagcttctctctctttcttttccatCTATCTCTTTGACGGGATTTCAGCATCACCCTCTCCGAACAAGATCTCCCATTCATATGGTTTCTTCAAAACAATCAGATAATTATACCATGAATGATGAATACATAATCTcgtttcttttctttggtgtCTATATATAGGTTGATTTGTagcaattaattagttattattagtgtttttaattgtataaaattatatttaatagtatagaattattcatttttttatactataaaattatatttaataatatagaattatatttaaagattttctctcttttttagtGCTGGCCTCTAGATTTTCTCATCTCATTTTATTATATAGACTACAGCAACACATTTATAAGTTTTTCCTATTTACAAggacataattttttaaaaaaaaaatattaaaacgtTAGAATTTATCTaacatattttaaaagaaaaatatgctaaatttattaattcaaattttataaaaaatgatgatGTATGTGACACAGATATAGGACACAACGTCAatatatgaattttaaaattttataagacacggagatatgcatatatatataaagtattttttagataaattataataatattttaattatataaagtatctaaagtattttaataaataataatatatactatttttaaatttatttcaacaatatatattaagaataaggaTGACACGTGATGGTATCTAGGTGTGTTCAACTgtgttcgaaaatttttttattttttgttaagacATGGTTGAATATAACAGacacatattttttatctaaaatatgTCCGACACGCAAATATCTATGCTttgtagataaaaaatatataatttaaatttttaatatatttattttatatttattaaaataaaaaatttaaaatcttttattgACAATAActttagtatatatattttgtcgCTTANNNNNNNNNNNNNNNNNNNNNNNNNNNNNNNNNNNNNNNNNNNNNNNNNNNNNNNNNNNNNNNNNNNNNNNNNNNNNNNNNNNNNNNNNNNNNNNNNNNNNNNNNNNNNNNNNNNNNNNNNNNNNNNNNNNNNNNNNNNNNNNNNNNNNNNNNNNNNNNNNNNNNNNNNNNNNNNNNNNNNNNNNNNNNNNNNNNNNNNNNNNNNNNNNNNNNNNNNNNNNNNNNNNNNNNNNNNNNNNNNNNNNNNNNNNNNNNNNNNNNNNNNNNNNNNNNNNNNNNNNNNNNNNNNNNNNNNNNNNNNNNNNNNNNNNNNNNNtattatttttcaataaatatttatagtatataatagtataatagatataaattaattaataaattattaaaattaaaaaatatagttattttaatataaaaacaaaataaaatatttatgatagagtaaaattaacaaaatacttattatttctatttcatattattttagaatagctgaatattcttaaaatattagtaaaaatatgtattttaaattttaacattaaattttttactattttttattttttatttatataggtCCGGGTTAACCGATTTAACCAGTGACCCACCGGTTGAaccaataatccaataatttaaTAACTTGACTGGTTTGATCACCGATTtggttctgacaactatgctaattactattattaaaatttaaaatagttgatttttaagaaaaataattatgatgGGTTGactatgtaaaaaaatttatacaattatttaatcaaatttatgagTTTAAAACATTTTTAAGTAATGAAtgtgaaaaattaatttttttataattataa harbors:
- the LOC107470167 gene encoding two-component response regulator ARR17-like is translated as MASTGSSSSSWSSSNWVMENAATPHVLAVDDNLIDRKLVEKLLRNSSCKVTTAENGPRALEFLGLTDSEQNAMNGRSKVNLVITDYCMPGMTGYELLKKIKESSSMKEVPVVIMSSENIPTRINQCLEEGAQMFMLKPLKQSDVKKLTCQLMN